The DNA window TGTTGCTTAATTCCTTCTGGTTGCTGAgatatgatcctcggactgctcCTATGTCAAAGCTGGCGGCTGGACAGTTTCCAAGATTTGATTGTTGCATCTCCAACTTACCCAAGGACTCATCATTGATACTCTGATCATTATAGCCCTTTTTTTACCTGTGCCTTTTTCAGCTTGTTTTGGACAAGACAAGTGTGTTATCATGTCAAAGAAAGTGTTGTAGACCAGAATGTCTCCAAAGCAAAAACCATATGATTCCTCCATCTATTATGCATATCAAAGAAAATATTGCAGACCCAAATATCATCAAGGATTAAGTTCATATATTCAGAATCAGTGAACTCTAGTTTCAATTGGGAACAGGTTTTTTCAAAGAAAGTGTTATACACTAGAATATCCTCAAAGAACAACCCTACACGTTTAGAATCATTTTTAGCACACAAACAGTCAAGCTCAAACTCAGAGATATTTGCAGACTTCACAATTTCAACCCTAACATCAGAATGATGCAATTTCGGTTCATGCAACTTCCTAGGTTCTTTCAAAACATATGTGGGTGCAAGAAAATAATCAGAGATCAGTTCATGCCTAGGAAAGTTCACAACAAAACTATTTTCTTCAGTTCTAGCAAACAAGGCAAAGGTTTTCTAAAATAGAACTCGGTTGGCTTGAAAACAGGTTCTAAAATCTTTTCATGGTGATTCATAAATTGTTCAAACTCAAACATGACCAGAAAGTTTTATTAccatattgaaaatatttttgatcaaaaagtTTATCTGGTTCAAGTTCTTTGAAAGTTTTAAGCATGCTGTCATAAACAGagtttgaaacacaaaaatctttAACTTTGTCAAGACCAAAACGTTTCACATCATGAGTACTAACCATAAGAAACATTTCAGGCACAGAAGTAACCATATTAAACTCCTTACAGTGCTTTTGCAGGTCAAGACAAGGATTCAGGAGTTGTATTTAACTGCAAGCTGTTCGGCTGTTCCAACTTTTCTCCTTGTGTTGATTGCTCTGGTTCTCTTTCTGCTGAATCTTCTTTTGCAACCTGTGACACTGAAACAATGCTACTCGGTTGCACCGGTTCAAGACAAGTTAGTTCATCAAAGGAATTATTAAGTTAAATTCAGACTGAGGTAAGAAAGAGAACACTCTTGTCCTGTCTCAGAATTTTCCTTCTCCATAGATGTTTCGGTTGGACTTCTTGAATTGGCGCAGCTGACTCTGGTTCTACATTTTTGAGTTCTGCGACAGTAGTAACTGGTTCTTGGTGCTGTGTTTCAATGGATGGACGTGCTGTGTTGGTCCTTTTAAGTTGCTTTTGCACATCCACCACCACTTGAGACAGCTTCTTTATGTCCTCCTCACTGAACCAGCTTGTTGTCTTGCTaggtaaaccaataacactggCTAGAATTGATCTCATACTGACTTGTTGTTTCTGAACTGAGTTTGCAGAGCATGGCTTTGTTTCAGACTGTTTTCGAAGCACTTCCTTGTTGTACTGTCTTGGAACATACTTATGACGCATCAAAGCCCTTAATTTAAGCCAGGTTGTAACTGGTTCTTTTCCATAGTGTCTCCTAGATGACACCAATTGATTCCCACCAGCTTGAAGCATAACCATAAAACTCAGCAGTAGCCATTTGAACCTTCTTTCTTTCAGCAGAGTGTTGACAGTTAAAAATcaactccatcttctcttcccaCTCCACGTATGCAGCAGGGTCAGCATCACCATAGAAAAGAGGGATTTTTAGCTTTTGATCAGCCAATTTATCTTTGTGATTGCTTCGGCCTTCATGCCCACGTCTTTGTCTCCTCTCACTGCTTCTAGACTCAAAACTCTGACCAGTAGCTTGTTGGAGTTCCTGTCTCAACTCATGCCGGAATTTATCAAGGCTGGCTTTCATCTTCTCCTGCATCTGAGCACTCATAGCCTTAAGTAAAAGCTTTTCATCCTTAGTGAGTTCTCCT is part of the Brassica napus cultivar Da-Ae unplaced genomic scaffold, Da-Ae ScsIHWf_2349;HRSCAF=3034, whole genome shotgun sequence genome and encodes:
- the LOC125600646 gene encoding uncharacterized protein LOC125600646, with protein sequence MAGDQKGELTKDEKLLLKAMSAQMQEKMKASLDKFRHELRQELQQATGQSFESRSSERRQRRGHEGRSNHKDKLADQKLKIPLFYGDADPAAYVEWEEKMELIFNCQHSAERKKVQMATAEFYGYASSWWESIGVI